In Dysgonomonadaceae bacterium zrk40, one genomic interval encodes:
- a CDS encoding 1-acyl-sn-glycerol-3-phosphate acyltransferase: METTTPSQFDDIRPLLDSEVEATIAELIADPYFRRVAEPFIKPFTWEQFTATMGACKEKETFQRSIIYPVMKQLIGKTTSEMKGFGWEDADKKNGILYISNHRDIVLDAAFLNILMFDKAMSTTEIAIGDNLLIYPWIEKLVRLNKSFIVKRGVSVRQMLQVSKHLSDYIHHTLTERSQSIWLAQREGRAKDSDDKTQVSLLKMLTLHNSKEPLATLRELRITPLAISYEIDPCDYLKAKEYQLKRDNPDYRKSGADDLENMVTGITGNKGRVHFRIGNSINKMLEYIPADTPKNELVEKVATIIDHEIYRNYSFFPWNYLAYDMMSGERRFAGEYSKEDQEAFEAYLNAQISKIDIPNRDDAFLREKMVMMYGNAVRNKLLIP; encoded by the coding sequence ATGGAAACTACCACACCCTCACAATTTGACGACATCCGCCCGCTGCTCGACAGCGAAGTGGAGGCAACCATTGCGGAGCTGATCGCCGACCCCTACTTCCGGCGGGTTGCCGAACCGTTCATCAAGCCCTTCACCTGGGAGCAGTTCACCGCTACCATGGGTGCCTGCAAGGAGAAAGAGACGTTCCAGCGATCCATCATCTACCCAGTCATGAAACAGCTGATCGGCAAGACCACCAGCGAGATGAAAGGCTTCGGATGGGAAGATGCCGACAAGAAGAACGGTATCCTCTACATCTCCAACCACCGCGACATCGTGCTCGACGCCGCCTTCCTCAATATCCTGATGTTCGACAAGGCGATGTCAACCACTGAGATTGCCATCGGTGACAACCTGCTCATCTATCCCTGGATCGAGAAACTGGTACGCCTCAACAAGAGCTTCATCGTGAAGAGAGGGGTCTCGGTACGTCAGATGCTCCAGGTCTCGAAGCACCTCTCAGACTACATCCACCATACGTTGACAGAACGTTCTCAATCGATATGGCTTGCACAACGGGAAGGGAGAGCGAAAGACTCTGACGACAAGACACAAGTCAGCCTGCTGAAGATGCTCACCCTCCACAACAGCAAAGAGCCGCTGGCAACGCTCAGGGAGCTGCGGATCACCCCACTGGCCATCTCCTATGAGATTGACCCCTGCGATTACCTCAAGGCAAAAGAGTATCAGCTCAAGCGCGACAATCCCGACTACCGAAAGAGTGGTGCCGATGATCTGGAAAACATGGTCACCGGCATCACCGGCAACAAGGGAAGGGTTCATTTCCGTATTGGCAACAGCATCAACAAGATGCTGGAATACATCCCTGCCGATACACCCAAGAATGAGCTGGTGGAAAAGGTAGCCACCATCATAGACCATGAGATCTACCGCAACTACAGCTTCTTTCCCTGGAACTATCTCGCCTATGACATGATGAGCGGGGAACGTCGCTTTGCCGGGGAGTACAGCAAGGAGGATCAGGAGGCATTTGAAGCCTACCTGAATGCACAGA